The proteins below come from a single uncultured Carboxylicivirga sp. genomic window:
- a CDS encoding sugar porter family MFS transporter, giving the protein MNQVKYNTKYILAISMVSALGGLLFGYDWVVIGGAKPFYEQFFQIANQPTMQGWAMSSALIGCLVGAALSGMLSDKYGRKKLLIFAAFMFTLSAIGTGATDNFTIFIIYRLIGGVGIGLASTLSPMYIAEVAPAEMRGKFVSLNQLTIVLGILAAQIANWQIAEPVPAHFTEADILASWNGQMGWRWMFWAETLPAGIFFLLMFLVPESPRWLAKSGKESKVEAILKKIGNAEYAHQEYTNIRATLNTKEEDLGFRNLFKPGLRKVIVIGVVIAAFQQWCGINVIFNYAEEVFKAAGFGVSDILMNIVITGIINVVFTFVAIFTVDKLGRRTLMLIGSIGLAFVYIFIGAAYFFNISGWVLLVMVLVAIATYAMSLAPIVWVVISEIFPNRVRGAAMAISTIALWTASFLLTYTFPLLNEALGAAGTFWLYGLICLAGFFFIKKQLPETKGKSLEEIEKEIIK; this is encoded by the coding sequence TACAATACAAAATACATTTTAGCCATCTCAATGGTTTCGGCCTTGGGTGGTTTGTTATTTGGATACGATTGGGTTGTGATCGGAGGAGCAAAACCTTTTTACGAACAATTCTTTCAGATTGCGAATCAGCCAACCATGCAAGGGTGGGCAATGAGTAGTGCTTTGATAGGATGTTTGGTTGGTGCCGCATTATCAGGTATGTTAAGTGATAAATACGGACGAAAAAAATTGCTGATTTTTGCAGCTTTCATGTTTACTTTATCAGCAATAGGTACCGGAGCAACTGATAATTTTACCATTTTCATTATTTATCGTTTGATTGGTGGTGTTGGAATTGGGTTAGCATCTACATTATCTCCAATGTATATTGCTGAGGTAGCACCAGCAGAAATGCGTGGTAAGTTTGTTTCATTAAATCAGCTAACAATTGTATTAGGTATACTAGCTGCTCAAATTGCCAACTGGCAAATCGCAGAACCTGTACCAGCACATTTTACCGAAGCAGATATTTTAGCATCGTGGAATGGACAAATGGGTTGGAGATGGATGTTTTGGGCTGAGACACTACCTGCTGGTATTTTCTTCCTTTTAATGTTTTTAGTTCCTGAAAGTCCTAGATGGTTAGCAAAATCAGGAAAAGAATCAAAAGTAGAAGCAATTCTTAAGAAAATTGGTAATGCTGAATACGCGCACCAGGAGTATACTAATATCAGAGCAACTCTAAACACTAAAGAAGAAGATCTTGGTTTTCGTAATTTATTTAAACCAGGACTAAGAAAAGTAATAGTCATTGGTGTAGTTATTGCTGCTTTCCAACAGTGGTGTGGTATTAATGTAATCTTCAATTATGCCGAAGAGGTGTTTAAAGCGGCTGGCTTTGGTGTTTCTGATATCTTAATGAATATTGTTATTACGGGTATCATCAATGTGGTATTTACGTTCGTGGCCATTTTTACGGTTGATAAGTTAGGTCGTAGAACTCTGATGTTAATTGGTTCAATAGGTTTGGCTTTTGTATATATATTTATTGGAGCTGCCTATTTCTTTAACATCTCAGGATGGGTATTATTGGTAATGGTATTGGTAGCTATCGCTACTTATGCTATGTCGTTGGCACCTATTGTGTGGGTGGTAATTTCTGAGATATTCCCTAATAGAGTAAGAGGTGCAGCAATGGCAATTTCAACCATTGCCTTATGGACTGCCAGCTTCTTGTTGACTTATACATTCCCTCTTTTGAACGAGGCTTTAGGAGCTGCAGGAACCTTCTGGTTGTACGGATTGATTTGTTTGGCAGGTTTCTTCTTTATTAAAAAGCAGTTGCCAGAGACCAAAGGAAAATCATTGGAAGAAATTGAAAAAGAAATAATCAAGTAA